A single region of the Micropterus dolomieu isolate WLL.071019.BEF.003 ecotype Adirondacks linkage group LG02, ASM2129224v1, whole genome shotgun sequence genome encodes:
- the LOC123958966 gene encoding uncharacterized protein LOC123958966 translates to MSIDGTKLLFEGFLQKRKDTMVQSVREVNRGDSKRFMFEIIMTNGKRKVLAAETAALRKEWIGYLWQAMHLSSSGVSDTHHEVCEQRERINSSAPICSYSDSVMELLPARPLSAPAPTGHIHHEIRSITPPSCLSEELNSEGATFQMTLPVCNYQHYNGDSLNSAQWSSGLSNAEGNQGDYDVLPLRKNICESNTAPEMDEGVYDFPLSYRRASDALDPTESIYDVPSSLLRNLSDEMSDDQQEDGLYWRI, encoded by the exons ATGTCTATAGATGGGACAAAGTTATTGTTTGAGGGCTTcctgcagaaaagaaaagatacTATG GTGCAGTCGGTGCGAGAGGTCAATAGAGGTGACAGCAAGCGCTTCATGTTTGAGATCATCATGACAAATGGAAAGAGAAAGGTGTTG gcagcagagactgcagctctcaGAAAGGAGTGGATAGGATACCTCTGGCAAGCCATGCATCTTTCTAGCTCTGGGGTTTCAGACACACA CCATGAAGTGTGCGAGCAGCGAGAGAGAATAAATAGCAGCGCACCCATCTGCTCCTACAGTGACAGTGTGATGGAGCTGCTGCCTGCTCGGCCCCTCTCTGCCCCGGCCCCCACAGGCCACATACACCACGAAATCAGGAGCATCACCCCCCCGAGCTGCCTGTCTGAGGAGCTGAACAGCGAGGGGGCTACGTTCCAAATGACACTGCCAGTTTGTAACTACCAGCATTACAATG GTGACAGTCTCAACAGTGCTCAATGGTCCAGTGGGTTGAGCAATGCAGAGGGAAATCAAGGAGACTATGATGTTTTACCACTTAGAAAAa ATATATGTGAGAGCAACACTGCACCAGAGATGGACGAGGGCGTGTACGACTTTCCTCTCTCTTACAGGAGGGCTTCTGATGCTCTGG ATCCCACAGAGAGCATCTATGACGTACCAAGCTCTCTTTTGAGGAATTTGTCTGATGAAATGTCAG ATGACCAGCAGGAGGACGGACTCTACTGGAGGATATGA
- the lg02h17orf75 gene encoding protein Njmu-R1 isoform X2: MFTSQTSSFQDSIDVEERDDFDSEEIAGYSQKIQLNCYYTIYLYQGTSLTLIDSSLPSEAEPELRTYISRRLSKGALLGGMGNIATVELSIPEQAVGCYCCLLEQERSPEQPDADGNGYVICFMGGSEKGLNLFRLELDKYVQGLHSSLQTPELQNLETEVRPYLSRWYEESVMHIHRVVQLVQSNISFLLHAALSHTHVEVHNSDERTKADVSRFIKAASWQGLSQQDTTAASLCKAISEDTHSDLIIDCSTSPPTLVNTVSNRFCDDWIQAFLNAAERCNPFLLRQILENFKLKAIQDMNSLKRFVRQAEMSHYALFRCCQFLQGCGNGDVLLQNARAEHSDLPEACSIIAVLEEFLKEQSQAQA; this comes from the exons ATGTTTACCTCCCAGACCTCGTCCTTCCAAGACTCAATTGATGTGGAAGAGAGAGATGACTTTGACAGCGAAGAAATTGCTGGATACAGCCAGAAAATTCAGCTGAACTGTTACTACACCATCTATCTTTATCAAGGCACAAG CCTAACACTAATCGACAGCAGCCTGCCATCAGAAGCCGAGCCTGAGCTGCGGACCTACATTTCAAGGAGGCTGAGCAAAGGAGCCCTGCTGGGAGGCATGGGCAACATCGCCACTGTGGAGCTCAG CATCCCAGAGCAGGCAGTCGGCTGCTACTGCTGTCTCCTGGAGCAGGAAAGGTCTCCTGAACAGCCTGATGCTGATGGAAATGGATATGTCATCTGCTTTATGGGCGGCTCTGAAAAAGGACTGAACCT ATTTAGATTAGAGCTTGATAAATACGTCCAAGGCCTGCATAGCAGCCTGCAAACCCCAGAG ctgcagAACCTTGAGACAGAGGTGCGTCCCTATCTGAGCCGGTGGTACGAGGAGTCTGTGATGCACATTCATCGGGTGGTGCAGCTGGTCCAGAGCAACATCAGCTTCTTGCTGCATGCT GCTCTGAGTCACACACATGTGGAGGTCCATAATTCAGATGAAAGGACAAAGGCTGATGTGTCCAG GTTCATCAAAGCAGCCAGTTGGCAGGGCCTGTCCCAACAAGACACTACAGCAGCGTCTCTGTGTAAAGCTATCTCAGAGGACACACACTCTGATCTGATCATAGACTGCTCCACCAGTCCACCCACACTCGTTAACACTG TCAGTAATCGTTTCTGTGATGACTGGATTCAGGCATTTCTAAACGCTGCAGAGCGTTGTAATCCTTTCCTGCTCAGACAGATTTTGGAGAACTTCAAACTCAAG GCCATCCAGGACATGAACAGCCTCAAGCGTTTTGTGCGGCAGGCAGAGATGAGTCACTACGCCTTATTTCGCTGCTGCCAGTTCCTACAAGGCTGCGGAAATGGGGACGTGTTGCTGCAGAATGCCAGGGCAGAGCACAGTGACCTGCCTGAAGCCTGCAGCATCATTGCTGTCCTGGAGGAGTTCCTCAAGGAACAGTCCCAGGCCCAGGCCTGA
- the rhot1a gene encoding mitochondrial Rho GTPase 1-A — translation MRKDVRILLVGEPKVGKTSLIMSLVSEEFPDEVPLRAEEITIPADVTPERVPTHIVDYSEAEQSDEQLYQEISKANVICIVYSVNNKKSIEKVTSHWIPLINDRTDKDSRVPLILVGNKSDLVEHSSMETILPIMNQYQDIETCVECSAKNLKNISELFYYAQKAVLHPTGPLYCPEEKELKPSCIKSLTRIFKVSDLDNDGILNDNELNFFQRTCFNTPLAPQALEDVKNVVRRNMTDGVKDNGLSLKGFLFLHTLFIQRGRHETTWTVLRRFGYDDDLELTQEYLFPLIKIPPDCTTELNHNAYLFLQSVFDKHDKDRDCALSPEEVKDLFKVFPYMPWGPDVNNTVCTNDQGWITYQGYLSQWTLTTYLDVQRSLEYLGYLGYSIICEQESQAAAITVTRNKRIDLQKKQTQRSVFRCNVLGARDSGKSGFLQAFLGKNLQRQRRIREDHKSFYAISTTYVYGQEKYLLLHEVMPDFDFLSEADLACDVVCLVYDVNNPRSFEYCAKVYKQYFIDSKTPCMVIAAKSDLHELRQYCSLSPQEFCRKHKLHPPQPFTCNTTDALSKDIYTRLTTMAMYPHMAQADLKNSTFWLRASVGATVCAVLGFAMYRALLKQR, via the exons ATGAGGAAGGACGTGAGGATACTACTTGTAGGGGAAC CCAAGGTGGGGAAGACATCACTGATAATGTCTCTGGTCAGCGAGGAGTTTCCTGATGAG GTTCCTCTCCGAGCTGAGGAGATCACCATCCCAGCGGATGTCACCCCAGAGAGGGTTCCCACACACATTGTGGACTACTCAG AGGCTGAACAGTCAGACGAGCAGCTGTACCAAGAAATATCAAAG GCAAATGTTATCTGCATAGTTTACTCAGTCAACAATAAGAAGTCCATAGAAAAG GTGACAAGCCACTGGATTCCCCTCATAAATGACAGGACGGACAAGGATAGCAG GGTTCCATTGATCCTTGTAGGGAACAAGTCAGACCTGGTGGAACACAGCAGCATGGAGACCATCCTGCCAATCATGAATCAATACCAGGATATCGAGACCTGTGTAGAG TGCTCTGCCAAAAACCTGAAGAACATCTCTGAGCTGTTTTACTACGCCCAGAAGGCCGTTCTCCACCCGACAGGACCCCTGTACTGCCCggaggagaaggag TTGAAGCCTTCTTGCATCAAGTCCTTAACTAGAATCTTTAAAGTGTCTGACCTGGACAACGACGGCATCCTTAATGACAATGAGCTCAACTTCTTCCAG AGAACGTGTTTCAATACACCCCTGGCGCCTCAGGCCTTAGAAGATGTAAAGAATGTGGTCAGGAGGAACATGACTGATGGAGTCAAGGACAACGGACTCTCACTTAAAG GCTTCCTGTTTCTGCACACCCTCTTTATACAGCGAGGGCGACACGAGACCACCTGGACTGTGCTTAGGAGGTTTGGTTATGACGATGACCTGGAGCTCACGCAGGAATACCTGTTCCCCTT GATAAAGATCCCCCCAGACTGCACCACAGAGCTTAACCACAACGCTTACCTCTTCCTCCAGAGTGTCTTTGACAAACATGACAAA GACAGAGACTGTGCGCTGTCACCAGAGGAGGTGAAGGACTTGTTCAAAGTGTTTCCCTACATGCCCTGGGGTCCGGATGTCAACAACACAGTTTGCACTAACGACCAGGGATGGATCACATACCAGGGATACCTCTCCCAGTGGAC GTTAACAACATATCTAGATGTACAACGGAGTTTGGAGTACTTGGGTTACCTGGGCTACTCTATCATCTGTGAACAGGAGTCCCAAGCAGCTGCCATTACAG TGACGCGTAACAAGCGTATCGACTTGCAGAAGAAACAGACCCAGCGCAGCGTCTTTCGCTGCAACGTCCTGGGTGCTCGGGACAGCGGGAAGAGCGGCTTCCTTCAAGCTTTCTTGGGCAAGAACTTGCAG CGACAGAGGCGGATTAGAGAAGACCACAAGTCCTTCTATGCCATCAGCACAACCTATGTTTATGGTCAGGAGAAGTACCTGCTG CTCCATGAGGTGATGCCAGATTTTGACTTCCTGTCAGAGGCGGACCTAGCCTGTGATGTGGTCTGCCTGGTGTATGATGTCAACAATCCACGCTCTTTTGAATACTGCGCCAAAGTGTACAAG CAATACTTCATAGACAGTAAGACGCCATGCATGGTGATTGCCGCCAAATCGGACCTGCACGAATTACGGCAGTACTGCAGCCTCTCACCGCAGGAGTTCTGCCGTAAGCACAAGCTCCACCCACCCCAGCCGTTCACATGCAACACGACCGACGCACTCAGCAAAGACATCTACACTAGACTCACCACCATGGCCATGTATCC GCACATGGCTCAGGCGGACCTGAAGAACTCCACCTTCTGGCTAAGAGCGAGCGTCGGCGCCACAGTGTGTGCCGTGCTGGGCTTTGCCATGTACAGAGCACTTCTCAAACAGcggtga
- the lg02h17orf75 gene encoding protein Njmu-R1 isoform X1, which produces MFTSQTSSFQDSIDVEERDDFDSEEIAGYSQKIQLNCYYTIYLYQGTRSEASGENVAWNQRRADSTTSQDDVSLTLIDSSLPSEAEPELRTYISRRLSKGALLGGMGNIATVELSIPEQAVGCYCCLLEQERSPEQPDADGNGYVICFMGGSEKGLNLFRLELDKYVQGLHSSLQTPELQNLETEVRPYLSRWYEESVMHIHRVVQLVQSNISFLLHAALSHTHVEVHNSDERTKADVSRFIKAASWQGLSQQDTTAASLCKAISEDTHSDLIIDCSTSPPTLVNTVSNRFCDDWIQAFLNAAERCNPFLLRQILENFKLKAIQDMNSLKRFVRQAEMSHYALFRCCQFLQGCGNGDVLLQNARAEHSDLPEACSIIAVLEEFLKEQSQAQA; this is translated from the exons ATGTTTACCTCCCAGACCTCGTCCTTCCAAGACTCAATTGATGTGGAAGAGAGAGATGACTTTGACAGCGAAGAAATTGCTGGATACAGCCAGAAAATTCAGCTGAACTGTTACTACACCATCTATCTTTATCAAGGCACAAG ATCTGAAGCTTCTGGGGAAAATGTGGCATGGAACCAGAGACGAGCAGACTCCACAACCAGTCAGGATGACGTTAG CCTAACACTAATCGACAGCAGCCTGCCATCAGAAGCCGAGCCTGAGCTGCGGACCTACATTTCAAGGAGGCTGAGCAAAGGAGCCCTGCTGGGAGGCATGGGCAACATCGCCACTGTGGAGCTCAG CATCCCAGAGCAGGCAGTCGGCTGCTACTGCTGTCTCCTGGAGCAGGAAAGGTCTCCTGAACAGCCTGATGCTGATGGAAATGGATATGTCATCTGCTTTATGGGCGGCTCTGAAAAAGGACTGAACCT ATTTAGATTAGAGCTTGATAAATACGTCCAAGGCCTGCATAGCAGCCTGCAAACCCCAGAG ctgcagAACCTTGAGACAGAGGTGCGTCCCTATCTGAGCCGGTGGTACGAGGAGTCTGTGATGCACATTCATCGGGTGGTGCAGCTGGTCCAGAGCAACATCAGCTTCTTGCTGCATGCT GCTCTGAGTCACACACATGTGGAGGTCCATAATTCAGATGAAAGGACAAAGGCTGATGTGTCCAG GTTCATCAAAGCAGCCAGTTGGCAGGGCCTGTCCCAACAAGACACTACAGCAGCGTCTCTGTGTAAAGCTATCTCAGAGGACACACACTCTGATCTGATCATAGACTGCTCCACCAGTCCACCCACACTCGTTAACACTG TCAGTAATCGTTTCTGTGATGACTGGATTCAGGCATTTCTAAACGCTGCAGAGCGTTGTAATCCTTTCCTGCTCAGACAGATTTTGGAGAACTTCAAACTCAAG GCCATCCAGGACATGAACAGCCTCAAGCGTTTTGTGCGGCAGGCAGAGATGAGTCACTACGCCTTATTTCGCTGCTGCCAGTTCCTACAAGGCTGCGGAAATGGGGACGTGTTGCTGCAGAATGCCAGGGCAGAGCACAGTGACCTGCCTGAAGCCTGCAGCATCATTGCTGTCCTGGAGGAGTTCCTCAAGGAACAGTCCCAGGCCCAGGCCTGA